TTTCAGAAAAATAAGGAATATCTCTATGTCTGAAATGACTCCTCCTCAAATTGTTTCTGAACTTGATAAATTTATTATTGGTCAAGAAAAAGCAAAAAGAGCTGTATCTATTGCATTAAGAAATCGTTGGCGTCGTATGCAATTGAATAGTGAATTACGACATGAAATTACTCCTAAAAATATTTTAATGATTGGACCCACAGGAGTAGGAAAAACAGAAATTGCAAGACGCTTGGCAAAATTAGCTAATTCTCCTTTTATTAAAGTAGAAGCAACTAAATTTACTGAAGTAGGATATGTTGGAAAAGAGGTAGATTCAATTATTCGTGATTTAACTGATGCTGCAATCAAAATGATACGAATAAAAAATATCGAAAAAAATAAAATTCGTGTAGAAGAAATAGTAGAAGAAAAAATATTAGATGTTCTTGTTCCTACACCTAATAAAAATGTCACAGAAAAAGAAAAAAATGAAAGTTTATTAAAAACTATTCAAATATTTCGAAAAAAATTGAGAGAAGGTGTTTTAGATGAAAAAGAAATAGAAATCAATGTATTAGCTACCACTATGGGTGTTGAAATAATGGCTCCTCCAGGTATGGAGGAATTAACTAGTCAATTACAATCTTTATTTCAAAATTTAGGAGGACAGAAAAAAAATAATCGACGTCTTAAAATAAAAGATGCTATTAAAATATTAACAGAAGAAGAAGCCGCTAAATTAATAAATCAAGAGGAAATTAAAAAAGAAGCAATAAATGCAGTAGAACAGAATGGTATAGTTTTTATTGACGAAATTGATAAAATATGCAAAAGAGGTGATTCTTCTGGTCCAGATATTTCTCGAGAAGGTGTTCAAAGAGATTTATTACCACTAGTTGAAGGTTGTACCGTATCAACTAAACATGGAATGGTTAAAACAGATCACATTTTATTTATTGCATCAGGTGCCTTTCAAACATCTACTCCTTCTGATTTAATTCCTGAATTACAAGGACGGCTTCCCATTAAAGTCGAATTACAAGCATTAACTATTGATGATTTCGAAAGAATTTTAACTGAACCTAAAGCCTCTCTTACTTCACAATATCAAGCACTTATGGAAACAGAAGGTGTTCATATAAAATTTACAAAAGAAGGTATACGTAATATTGCAGAAGCAGCTTGGAAAGTAAATGAATCTATGGAAAATATTGGAGCTCGTCGATTACATACAGTATTAGAAAAATTAATGGAAGATATCTCTTTTAATGCAACTGAAAATCATGGTAATACAATTAAAATTGATTCAAGTTATGTAGCAAAACATTTAAATCAATTAATATCTAACGAAGATCTTAGTCGTTTTATTTTATAGTTAATTTTCAAAATATTTATCCATTATTATATTCATCTAAAATGGATGAATATTTTTATTAACGATAAAATTAATAATGATTAATTTTAAAATTACTATTGAAAAAAAAAAATAAAACCTTATATGAAAGAAGAAAGTTTTTTTTATAATTATTTTTTAAAATTTTGAAATTTTTTCTTTTAACAAGAAAAAAAAGGAGTATTTTATGTCTTATCGTTCTCTTTCATTTGTTCCAAGTTTTAATGACCATGATATTTTTTCAAATAGATTTAATCAAATTGACAAAATGTTTAGTACTTTAACAGGAGAAAAACCAATATCTGATACACCAGTCTATAATCTTTGCCAAACAAATGAAACAGAATATGAATTAACACTTAGCATTCCTGGATATGAAGAAAAAGAATTAGATATATCTGTACATAACAGTCAATTGTCTATTAAAGGAAGAAAAGAAAAACAGAAAGAACAAAATAACAATAATAAAGAGACTATTAAATATTTACATAAAGGGATAATTTTTAATAATTTTTCTCTAAGCTTTAATTTAGATCATAAGGTTAAAGTAAAAAAAGCAGAGCTATCTTTAGGTTTATTAAAATTGTATTTTGAATGTAGTATTCCAGAAGAAGAGAAACCTAAAAAAATTTCTATTAATACTCCAAATGATATTAAAAACATTGATAAAAAATAAAATTGAAAAGTAATTCTAACAAAATATTAATAATTTTTTTAAATAAAAAATCATTGTACTGACGTGTGATAAGTACAATGATTTAAAAAATTATCATTGGGAAAACATAATGAATTCATGGATTAACGCAGATGTTTTAACAATAAACAAGTGGACTAATAACTTATTTAGTCTTATTTTAAAAGCTCCTATAGAACCTTTCCATGCTGGACAATTTACTAAGTTAGCTTTATATGATAAACACGATTTGTCTAATAGAAAAAAAATTCAAAGAGCTTATTCATATGTGAATGCTCCTTCTGATAAAAATTTAGAAATTTATATTGTTCGAGTATTAAATGGAAAACTAAGCAATTTACTATATAATTTAAAAAATGGCGATAAAGTTTTTATTAAAAAACAATCATTTGGTTTTTTTATTATAGATGAAGTACCAGATTGTGAAACTTTATGGATGTTTGCTACAGGAACTGCTATAGGTCCATATTGTTCTATTTTAAAAGAAGGGAAAAATCTAAATAGATTTAATAATATTGTTTTAGTACATGCAGTAAAATATCATAATGAATTAACTTATCTACCTTTAATGAAAACACTTTCTCAAAAATATAATGGAAAATTAAAGATACAAACTATTGTTAGCAGAGAAAAACATAAAAAATCTTTAACTGGTAGGATTCCTTTTTTATTAAAAAATAAAATATTAGAAAAAAAAATCGGTTTATCAATGAATGTTCAAAATTCACACGTTATGTTGTGTGGCAATCCTAATATGGTAAAAGATACATATTTATTATTAAAAAATGATAGAAATATGCAAAAACATCTGCGTCGTAAAAAAGGTAATATTACAATGGAAAATTATTGGTAAAATAATTTTATATAATTTAACAACGATCTAATGAGAAAGACATAACCTTACTAATATTTTTTTCTTTTAAAATTAACATGATTAATCGATCTAAACCTACTGCTACTCCTGCACAAGGAGGTAACCCATGAGATAAAGCATTTAAAAAACACTCATCTATTTTTTGTATTGGAAGATTCATTGAAAGACGTTTTTTATTATCTTTTAAAAAACGATTCTTCTGTTCATCAAAATCTGTTAGTTCATAAAAACCATTTCCTAACTCTACACCTTTAAAAAATAATTCGAATCTTTCTGATACACGAGAATCTTTTAAATTAACTGCTGCAAGAGATGCTTGTGATATAGGAAAATGATAAACAAATAAGGGTTGTTCTTTTCCTAAATTAGGTTCTATTTCTAATGTAAATAATAATTGTATAAATTTATTTAAATCATCTTCTAGATAAGTTAAGTGTTCTAATTTTAATTTTTTAGATATTTGACGAAGTTCTGATAAATTAGTATTTAAAGGATCTATCTTTAAAAAATCTATAAATAAATTTTGATAAGAAATCTTATCTGATTTTTTACATTGTAAGATTATTTGAAGAAATTCATCAACTTCTGAAATTAATTTTTTCATTGAATAAGAAGGTTGATACCATTCTAAAATAGTAAATTCTGGATTATGATATCTACCTAGTTCTTCATTTCTAAAACTATGACAAATTTGGTAAATAGGTCCACTTTCTGCTGCTAACAGACGTTTCATATGATATTCTGGACTAGTAATTAACCATAGTGGAAATTTATTAATATGATCTAATGTAGAATAATGAGTTTGAAAAGATACTAGATTTACATCAGTAACTGTTGAACGAGATAAAATAGGTGTTTCTACTTCTAGAACATTTCGTTTTAAAAAAAACAAACGAATATTAGAAATAATTTTAGATCTTTTAATTAAGTTTTGAATTGAAGCACTAGGTTTCCAAATATTTTTTTCATTCATATTGATTTTTTCTTTAAAAATTTATTATTAATGAATAAAAAACAGAATATTTTATCTAAAAAAAACTATTCTATATTTATAAAATAAGTCTTTAATAAACTACTGATAAATAAAATAAATGATGAATAAAACTGCAATATATCCAGGTACATTTGATCCAATTACATATGGGCACTTAGATATTATAACACGTGCAACAAAAATATTTGATAGTATAACCATTGCAATTTCTAATAATTTGAAAAAAAAACCTATTTTTAATTTAAAAGAACGTATCGAGCTAACACGAAAAGCTACATTGCATCTCAAAAACGTGAAAAAAATACTCGGATTTAATGATTTATTAGCTAATTTAGCTAAAAAAGAAAAAACTAATGTGTTAATTAGAGGAGTTAGAACAATATTTGATTTTGATTATGAAATAAAATTAGCTGCTATAAACAAACAAATTTATCCAGATTTAGATAGTATTTTTTTACTCTCTTCTAAAGAAGTTTCTTTTATATCTTCATCTTTCGTTAAAGAAATTGCAAAATATAAAGGGAACATAAAACCATATCTTCCTAAAGCAGTTCATTGTGCATTATTAGAAAAGCTTAATGATGTTTCCATTAAGTAAAAATAATTTTCTATAAAAAATAATAGGGTATTTTCTATACCCTATTATTTTTTTAATGATAAAAACTAATTTATTTTTTTATAACATGTGAATATTTCATTATTGGTAAATTATTTGGAGGAATAACAATAGTTGCACGTATTCCGAGAGATTTATATTTTGGAATATAATTTTTATTCTTCATATCTAAATCTGATAAATTAGTAGCTACCAATTTAATTGAACCGTCATTTAAGTTAGTTATTTTATAAATATTTCTAGAATTTTTTATTTGATATTCATTAATTTCTGGATTTTCAGAAACTAATTGAAGATAAGATTGATATAAAAATTTTTGATTAGCATATGTAGAAATTAATTTTTGAAACTTAATGTTTGGCATTATTTTTTTAAAATCTTGAATCATTTTTGTTCGATTATTTAAAGGAATCAAATTATCATTAACAATAAAAAGAGATGGATAAGAGTCATTCATAAATTTTTTATCTAATTCATTAGAAAATTTCGAATTTTCATATTCTTTTTGAAAATGTTTGATTGTTAATCTAATATTTTTTAATGAATTTAATTGATCTGACACTTCCCATGAATCGTTATTAATGAAATTATTATAATAAGCTTCTTGAACACTTTTATTCATTCTTTCTTTAAATTTCTTATCTATTTGTAAAATATTTTTTCTTCCTTGTAAATCAAAATTTTCATCCAATCTTTTTAAAGGATAAAAATTATTTTCATTATTAGGTTTAGGTATAAAAGTAAATAGATCAGGAAAAGAACTTTGATATTCAGGATGTTTTGGGTTATTATTTAATTCGTTAATAATTTTTATTTTTCCTTGATATCGAATCTTATCAATAATTGCTCTCATAAATATTTTTGAAGACTCAATAGTTCTTTTAAGTTCTTCAACATGTTCAGCCAAAGAAACAATCGATTCTTCATTTGAGTTTGCTGGTGTACTATCTGAAAAAAATATTTTTTTCATAGTTGTACCATCAAATAGTTTGATAGTTTCTGTTTTTATAGTTTGATATGTTGTAATAACTTTATTTTTTATTTTTTCGAGAATATCTTGAGTAATTTCAATAATATTAAAATCAAAAATTTTTTTACTAGAAAAGTCTAATTTATTATTTAGGAAGTTTGTAGAGGAATTGTCAGGAATTTTTTTTTCATTAATAGATTTTGCAAACTAGTATAATTTTTTTTATCAACAATATTTTTGCTATCTTTTTCAAATAAATAAATATTTTTTATATCATATTTTTTCAAAATCTTTTTTTCTCTATATTTTTCTAAAGCACGTAGTAAAACTATAGAATCTTCATATGATTTTTTTAAATTTATTAGATTTTCTTTATACTTTGAAAAATCAACTTTTTTATCTGAATTATTTTTAGTGACGTTTTTTTTTCTATTTAGTATTTTTTGAATCTGTTTTAAATCAATTTTTATTCTATCAATAGGTTTTTCTTGTATTTTATCTGTTGAATTGAATAATAGATGAGATGACATAATGTTTTTGTCCTTTTTTAATTTACTATTTTTAATTGAATAAAATTTTATATAAATGTAAATTAAATTTATATAACAGAAATAATCGTTTAAATTTTTTGTTTTGTTTTTTTTGCTTTAAAATCTTACAAAGTTAATTTTTATATATTTTTATTAATATATAAAGAAACAGCAAATTATATTTTAATAGAATTTTTTAAAAAGTCAAATATTAATTGTAAAAATAAAAAATATGAAAATATACTTAGTATTTCAAAGCTATAACGAAAGAATAGATAATTTAATTCATTCGCTTAATTTAGAACATGATGAAACATGTCCAGTAGGTCTAATAATAAATCAGGATTCATTAGAATTATATAATCGTGAAAATCCTTATAAAAAATCTATAAAAGTAGATTTTACTTCAAAAAAAAATAATTATAGATGCTATAATTTTAATAAAAAAAATGAAATTTTATATAAAGCAATAGGAATCAAAAAATCCTATTTCCCTACTGTTCTAGATGCAACTGCAGGATTAGGTAATGATGCTTTTATAATTTCTTTTTTAGGGTGTAAAGTTATTATGATTGAACGTCATCCAATAGTTGCAGCTTTATTACAAGATGGTTTAGAAAGGGGCTATAAAGATAAAAAAATAGGATATTGGTTAAAAGAAAGATTACATTTAATTTTAGATGATAGTATTCATCTATTAAAAACAGCTATTTTTAGACCAGATGTCGTTTATTTAGATCCAATGTATCCTGTAAATAAAAAAAAAGCTCTACCAAAAAAAGAGATGCAAATTTTTAGGAAATTAATAGGTCGTGATAATGATTCTAAAAAATTATTAAAAATTGCTCAAAAGATAGCAAGAAAAAGAGTAGTTGTAAAACGTCCTTGTTATGCCAAATCTTTATCTGAAGAAAAAGTAAATTTTGTAATATTAGGAAAAAAACATCGTTTTGATATATACAATCCTCGCTAAATAAAACAGGAGTACATATTTTTTACACGTACCCCTATTAAAAATATTATTGATATTCTATATATTAATGTTTATATTAAGAAACGTTTATATTAAGAATAATGCAATCCAATATAAAAAACTAGATAATAAAATTGAAACAGGTAAAGTCAATATCCATGCTAACGCAATGTTTTTAATAGTATTCATTTGAATTCCATCACCATCAATTAACATAGTACCTGCTACAGAAGATGAAAGAATATGCGTAGTAGAAACTGGTATTCCTGTATAACTTGCTATTCCAATAGATAAAGACGCTGTAATTTGAGCCGACATAGCTTGTGCATATGTCATTCTTTTTTTACCTATTTTTTCACCAATAGTAATTACTATACGTTTCCATCCTATCATAGTTCCTATTGACAAAGATAAAGCAACAATTAATATAATCCACATGGGTGCATACTCGATAGTTCGAAGTATATCTTTTTTACTCTTTACTAAAAAATATTTATCTTGAGAATTAATGTCAGAATCGTTAATTGTTTGATCAATATTATCAGAAATACATAGTAAAAAATGACGTAATTGAAATCTTTTTTTAATATTTAGTGTATTGTAATTATATGTATTTTTTAATAACAATTTAGTTTTCTTGATATTTTTCATAATTTCATTAAAGGAATTATTTATTTCTAAAGGATGAACTGTTTTTTTATTATGTATATTTTTTAAAAAATTTATATTATTTTTTAAATAATACTTTTCTAAATCATTAATTCTATTTTTTGTGCACATAATTTCATGTTTATTAGCATTTAAATTAACTAAAAAAGAAGCAGGAACAATTCCTATTAAAACCAACATTATTAATCCAATACCTTTTTGTCCATCATTTGCCCCATGAGCGTAGCTTACTCCAATAGATGATAAAATTAATGCCATTCGAATTAAAAATGGCGGATTTTTTTTTCCATCTATTTTTTCACGTTCTAATGGTGTCATATGAATACGATCAAATATTTTATTATTTTTTAAATAAAAACGTAATAAAAAAATCAAACTTCCTGCAACTATTAATCCCACAATCGGAGAAAAAATAAGGGATAAAAAAACATTTGTCATTTTAGGAATATTTAATGCATCTACTAAAGATGAACCTGTAACTATTGCGTTAGTTAAACCTATTCCTATAATTGCTCCAATAAGAGAATGTGAGCTTGATGCGGGTAAACAAAAATACCAAGTAGATAAATTCCAAAGTATTGCTGCTAATAACATAGAAAAAACCATAGCAAGAGCATTTTTTGAACTAGTGTTTAATAATAAATCATTGGGTAATAAATGTACAATTGCATAAGCAACAGTTAATCCTCCAAGTAAAACACCTAGAAAGTTAAATATACCAGACATTATAACTGCAATATGTGCAGACATTGCTCGTGTATAAATTAAAGTAGATACTGCATTAGCTGTATCATGAAAACCATTAATAGCTTCATAAAATAAAACAAAAAATAAAGCTAAAAAAATAAATAAACTATGATTCAAATCAGAATAAGAAAATAAATATAGCATAATCTTTAAGCCGTTTTGATGAATTGAACTAAGCTTATTATCTGTGAGAAACTATGTCTGAGGAAAGTAAAATATAAATATTATTTATATAATACTATTTATGATAGTATTTTTATAGAAAAATATAAAAATATTATATTATTTTTTTTTTAGTTTTAAAGATAAAAAAATTCCTAACAATAACATTGTTAAAATAAAAATAGAAATTCCATACCATTTAAAATGAAACCAAAAAAATCCACCAAATGTACCAAATACACTTGAACCTAAATAGTAAAAAAATAAATATAAAGATGTAGCTTGAACTTTTGAAGTTTTTGTACAAGAACCAACCCAACTGCTCGCAATAGAATGTGATGCGAAAAAACCACCAGAAAATACTATTAAACCTAAAATAATTATTAATAATTGATCAAATTGTGTAATGAAAACACCCGTAATCATTAAAAGTAATGATAATATAAGGATATCATTTCGATTATATTTATTTATTAAAATACCAGCTTTAGGAGAACTGTATACTCCTGTTAAATAAATAATAGATAGTAATCCTATACTAGATTGAGAAAGAAAAAATGGTTCTAGTATTAAACGATAACCAATATAATTAAAAATAGTTACAAAACTACCCATTAGTATAAAACCTATAAAAAAAAGAAAAAATAATGTCGGATTCCTTAATTGTGAGTAAAAACGTTTTAAAAATTTAGGAAAATCAATAGGAAGAGAATAAAAATTTTTAGAAGAGGGTAGAAGATATAAAAAAAAACAAGAAGATATTAGAGAAAATATTCCAATTACACCTAATGAAATATTCCAAGAAAACTTTTCAGATAAAATACTGCTTATAAGTCTTCCTGAGCATCCACCAATAGTATTTCCACTAATATATAGTCCTATACAAAAAGATAAAGAATCAGGGTGTACTTCTTCACTAATATATGTCATAGCAACGGCAACTACACCACTCAATGCTAAACCAGTTAAAGCACGTAATAATACAATAGTCGTCCAACTAGTCATCATTGAGCATATTATTGTTAATATTGCCGCCATAAATAAAGAAATAGACATAATTGATTTTCTACCTATTATGTCAGATAATGGTGCAGTAAATAGCATTCCTAATGCCATCATTCCAGTGGCAGCAGAAAGAGACAGGCTACTTTCTGCTGGTGTTAAGTAAAATTGTTTAGAAAATATTGGTAAAATAGATTGTACACAGTACAAAATAGAAAAAGTAGAAAAACCACCTGAAAAAAGAGCTAAAAATACTTGATTAAATTTTTTTGTATTTTTCTTTATATATTGTTTTTTTTTTAATATTTCTTGTTTGTCTTTTAATAATATCAAAATATTATTCCTTTTTTAATAAAAAAGTTTTTTTATATATATATATAACCGTCATAAACATGTTCTGCAGGTCCTGTCATGTAAAGTGGTTGGCCAAAACCTTCCCATTCTATAATTAACTTTCCACCTAATAAATCTACTTCAACAATATTAGAAAGTATATTTTGTGCGATACCTATTGAAACTGCAGCACAAGCACCACTACCACAAGATTGAGTTTCACCTACATCACGTTCGTGCACTCTTAATTTAATATAGTTTTTATTTATAATCTCCATAAAACCTATGTTTATACCGTGTGAAAAAACTTTATTTTTTTTAATTTGATGACTGATAATATTTACAGGAGCATTATTAATTGATTGAACTTTAATAACACAATGAGGATTTCCGATTGATACTATACTGCATATTAAACTTTTATTTAAAAGTTTTATTGAAAAATTTTTATATTCAACATTTTCAGATAAGTAAAGATTATGTATTTGAAAATTAGGTTCTTTCATATTAACTTTAATCATATTATTAGACATAAGTTCAATAATTAAAGATCTTGTTTTAGTTTTTACTAGAATTCTTTTTTTATTAGTTAGTTTTTTTAATATAACAAAAAGACCAAAACATCGAGCACCATTTCCACATTGTTCAACTTCATTTCCGTTCGAATTAAAAATTCGATAATTAAAATCATATAAAGGATTTTCTGTTTTTTCTACAATTAATAATTGATCAAAACCAATTCCAGTATATCTATTAGATAATTCTTTTATTATTAAAGATGATGGACAAAAATTTTGATTGATACAATCAATAACCATAAAATCATTTTTTAAACCATGCATTTTAGAAAAATAAACTTTTTTTTTATATTTGTAATGTGAAATCATTTTTTTCCTACTAATTATTTTTTTTAAAATAAAAAAAGTTATTTATAATAATATAAAAAAATTAATTTATATTCATATATTAATTTTATAAATTAATATTAATGATATTAAGTTTATCATTTTATTTTTTAAATTTGTTATAATGAATTTTAAAAATAAGGAAATGTCCATGAAAGAAATCACCATTAAAAAAAAGGTTCATAATTTTTATATATTAGTAAATGATTTATTTTCTAAAATAGAAGACAATTTAA
The sequence above is a segment of the Buchnera aphidicola str. G002 (Myzus persicae) genome. Coding sequences within it:
- the dapF gene encoding diaminopimelate epimerase, giving the protein MISHYKYKKKVYFSKMHGLKNDFMVIDCINQNFCPSSLIIKELSNRYTGIGFDQLLIVEKTENPLYDFNYRIFNSNGNEVEQCGNGARCFGLFVILKKLTNKKRILVKTKTRSLIIELMSNNMIKVNMKEPNFQIHNLYLSENVEYKNFSIKLLNKSLICSIVSIGNPHCVIKVQSINNAPVNIISHQIKKNKVFSHGINIGFMEIINKNYIKLRVHERDVGETQSCGSGACAAVSIGIAQNILSNIVEVDLLGGKLIIEWEGFGQPLYMTGPAEHVYDGYIYI
- the hslU gene encoding HslU--HslV peptidase ATPase subunit translates to MSEMTPPQIVSELDKFIIGQEKAKRAVSIALRNRWRRMQLNSELRHEITPKNILMIGPTGVGKTEIARRLAKLANSPFIKVEATKFTEVGYVGKEVDSIIRDLTDAAIKMIRIKNIEKNKIRVEEIVEEKILDVLVPTPNKNVTEKEKNESLLKTIQIFRKKLREGVLDEKEIEINVLATTMGVEIMAPPGMEELTSQLQSLFQNLGGQKKNNRRLKIKDAIKILTEEEAAKLINQEEIKKEAINAVEQNGIVFIDEIDKICKRGDSSGPDISREGVQRDLLPLVEGCTVSTKHGMVKTDHILFIASGAFQTSTPSDLIPELQGRLPIKVELQALTIDDFERILTEPKASLTSQYQALMETEGVHIKFTKEGIRNIAEAAWKVNESMENIGARRLHTVLEKLMEDISFNATENHGNTIKIDSSYVAKHLNQLISNEDLSRFIL
- the coaD gene encoding pantetheine-phosphate adenylyltransferase, giving the protein MNKTAIYPGTFDPITYGHLDIITRATKIFDSITIAISNNLKKKPIFNLKERIELTRKATLHLKNVKKILGFNDLLANLAKKEKTNVLIRGVRTIFDFDYEIKLAAINKQIYPDLDSIFLLSSKEVSFISSSFVKEIAKYKGNIKPYLPKAVHCALLEKLNDVSIK
- a CDS encoding inorganic phosphate transporter; translation: MLYLFSYSDLNHSLFIFLALFFVLFYEAINGFHDTANAVSTLIYTRAMSAHIAVIMSGIFNFLGVLLGGLTVAYAIVHLLPNDLLLNTSSKNALAMVFSMLLAAILWNLSTWYFCLPASSSHSLIGAIIGIGLTNAIVTGSSLVDALNIPKMTNVFLSLIFSPIVGLIVAGSLIFLLRFYLKNNKIFDRIHMTPLEREKIDGKKNPPFLIRMALILSSIGVSYAHGANDGQKGIGLIMLVLIGIVPASFLVNLNANKHEIMCTKNRINDLEKYYLKNNINFLKNIHNKKTVHPLEINNSFNEIMKNIKKTKLLLKNTYNYNTLNIKKRFQLRHFLLCISDNIDQTINDSDINSQDKYFLVKSKKDILRTIEYAPMWIILIVALSLSIGTMIGWKRIVITIGEKIGKKRMTYAQAMSAQITASLSIGIASYTGIPVSTTHILSSSVAGTMLIDGDGIQMNTIKNIALAWILTLPVSILLSSFLYWIALFLI
- the epmA gene encoding elongation factor P--(R)-beta-lysine ligase translates to MNEKNIWKPSASIQNLIKRSKIISNIRLFFLKRNVLEVETPILSRSTVTDVNLVSFQTHYSTLDHINKFPLWLITSPEYHMKRLLAAESGPIYQICHSFRNEELGRYHNPEFTILEWYQPSYSMKKLISEVDEFLQIILQCKKSDKISYQNLFIDFLKIDPLNTNLSELRQISKKLKLEHLTYLEDDLNKFIQLLFTLEIEPNLGKEQPLFVYHFPISQASLAAVNLKDSRVSERFELFFKGVELGNGFYELTDFDEQKNRFLKDNKKRLSMNLPIQKIDECFLNALSHGLPPCAGVAVGLDRLIMLILKEKNISKVMSFSLDRC
- a CDS encoding Hsp20 family protein yields the protein MSYRSLSFVPSFNDHDIFSNRFNQIDKMFSTLTGEKPISDTPVYNLCQTNETEYELTLSIPGYEEKELDISVHNSQLSIKGRKEKQKEQNNNNKETIKYLHKGIIFNNFSLSFNLDHKVKVKKAELSLGLLKLYFECSIPEEEKPKKISINTPNDIKNIDKK
- a CDS encoding MFS transporter; protein product: MILLKDKQEILKKKQYIKKNTKKFNQVFLALFSGGFSTFSILYCVQSILPIFSKQFYLTPAESSLSLSAATGMMALGMLFTAPLSDIIGRKSIMSISLFMAAILTIICSMMTSWTTIVLLRALTGLALSGVVAVAMTYISEEVHPDSLSFCIGLYISGNTIGGCSGRLISSILSEKFSWNISLGVIGIFSLISSCFFLYLLPSSKNFYSLPIDFPKFLKRFYSQLRNPTLFFLFFIGFILMGSFVTIFNYIGYRLILEPFFLSQSSIGLLSIIYLTGVYSSPKAGILINKYNRNDILILSLLLMITGVFITQFDQLLIIILGLIVFSGGFFASHSIASSWVGSCTKTSKVQATSLYLFFYYLGSSVFGTFGGFFWFHFKWYGISIFILTMLLLGIFLSLKLKKK
- a CDS encoding class I SAM-dependent methyltransferase, whose amino-acid sequence is MKIYLVFQSYNERIDNLIHSLNLEHDETCPVGLIINQDSLELYNRENPYKKSIKVDFTSKKNNYRCYNFNKKNEILYKAIGIKKSYFPTVLDATAGLGNDAFIISFLGCKVIMIERHPIVAALLQDGLERGYKDKKIGYWLKERLHLILDDSIHLLKTAIFRPDVVYLDPMYPVNKKKALPKKEMQIFRKLIGRDNDSKKLLKIAQKIARKRVVVKRPCYAKSLSEEKVNFVILGKKHRFDIYNPR
- a CDS encoding ferredoxin--NADP(+) reductase, translating into MNSWINADVLTINKWTNNLFSLILKAPIEPFHAGQFTKLALYDKHDLSNRKKIQRAYSYVNAPSDKNLEIYIVRVLNGKLSNLLYNLKNGDKVFIKKQSFGFFIIDEVPDCETLWMFATGTAIGPYCSILKEGKNLNRFNNIVLVHAVKYHNELTYLPLMKTLSQKYNGKLKIQTIVSREKHKKSLTGRIPFLLKNKILEKKIGLSMNVQNSHVMLCGNPNMVKDTYLLLKNDRNMQKHLRRKKGNITMENYW